In the genome of Gloeotrichia echinulata CP02, one region contains:
- a CDS encoding MFS transporter, which yields MIELKEDSNLQKESDMLSVIREMRHFLLIWFGQLVSVSGSGLTNFALDIWVYERTGSVTQFALLILCNTLPFVLISPLSGILVDRWNRRWLMICSDFCAGLCTLSIAWLYASDRLEIWHIYIITSAISAFAGIQWPSYNASITLLVPQKHLARANALNQLTDACARLVAPILAAILLGVIELKGIIIIDFATMLIALIPLLFLRFPEVNTKATEKEEASASGPSSFFLEVSQGLIYLWERPGLFAVVLLMAVTNFLTGVFDIVAIPLALSLSSVAITGTVFSISCSGLIVGGIAMSIWGELRRYINIILISTTLAGLFIAIAGLRSSLLVFTPAAFLFFLVVPVINSSSLAILQKKVVPNVQGRVFALQGAIATTCLSLGYITAGTLSDQVFEPLMADNGMLAGSIGQIIGVGTGRGMGLLLIVVGILTMLLSAIAYLYPRLRSVEEELPDTIPDQTSPLIEEWDGPFPTVMDDNGAVPLININPSSFAKTEKNP from the coding sequence ATGATAGAACTTAAGGAAGACAGTAATCTTCAAAAGGAATCAGACATGCTGAGTGTCATCCGTGAGATGAGACATTTCCTCTTAATCTGGTTCGGACAATTAGTTTCTGTCAGCGGTTCTGGATTAACTAATTTTGCGCTTGATATCTGGGTTTATGAACGTACTGGTTCGGTGACTCAGTTTGCGCTGCTGATACTGTGTAACACTCTACCATTTGTTCTCATTTCTCCCTTAAGCGGAATTTTGGTAGATAGGTGGAACCGGCGTTGGTTAATGATTTGCAGTGATTTTTGTGCCGGTTTGTGTACCTTGAGCATTGCTTGGTTGTATGCCAGCGATCGCCTAGAAATATGGCATATTTATATCATCACTAGTGCTATTAGTGCTTTCGCGGGCATCCAATGGCCTAGTTACAATGCATCGATCACTCTACTTGTACCACAAAAACATCTCGCTCGTGCCAATGCCTTGAATCAGCTGACTGATGCTTGCGCCCGATTAGTGGCGCCGATTTTAGCAGCTATTTTACTAGGGGTAATCGAACTTAAAGGCATTATCATCATTGATTTTGCTACAATGCTCATTGCTCTGATTCCCCTGCTATTTTTGCGATTCCCGGAAGTTAACACCAAAGCCACTGAAAAAGAGGAAGCATCAGCATCAGGACCTAGTTCATTCTTCCTAGAAGTTTCTCAAGGCTTGATCTACTTGTGGGAACGTCCCGGATTATTCGCAGTTGTGTTACTCATGGCTGTAACTAACTTCCTCACCGGAGTTTTTGACATTGTGGCTATTCCCCTAGCGCTGTCCTTAAGCTCAGTTGCGATCACCGGTACAGTCTTTTCGATTTCTTGCTCTGGTCTAATCGTGGGCGGTATAGCTATGAGTATTTGGGGGGAACTCCGACGCTACATTAACATTATATTGATCAGCACAACTTTAGCAGGACTGTTTATTGCGATTGCTGGTTTGCGTTCTTCCCTGCTGGTATTCACTCCCGCAGCCTTTTTATTTTTTCTCGTAGTCCCAGTTATTAACAGTTCTAGCTTGGCTATATTACAAAAGAAAGTTGTACCCAATGTCCAAGGAAGAGTGTTTGCTTTACAAGGGGCGATCGCTACTACCTGCTTGTCCCTAGGTTACATCACAGCCGGTACTTTATCTGACCAGGTTTTTGAACCCCTCATGGCAGATAATGGAATGCTTGCTGGTAGCATCGGACAAATCATTGGCGTTGGTACCGGTCGTGGGATGGGACTGCTGTTAATTGTTGTGGGAATCCTAACCATGTTGCTGAGTGCGATCGCTTATTTATATCCTCGCCTGCGCTCGGTGGAAGAAGAACTCCCCGACACCATTCCCGATCAAACTTCTCCGTTAATAGAAGAATGGGATGGCCCTTTTCCCACGGTTATGGATGATAATGGTGCTGTGCCACTAATTAATATTAATCCTAGTAGTTTCGCCAAAACAGAGAAGAATCCGTAA
- a CDS encoding amino acid adenylation domain-containing protein — protein MQTFNDSFDNKKRELLKLILNKKGINLTTEKILPRPHSTPAPLSFAQEQLWFISQLAAGNTTYNIPCAMEITGSLNVPVLERTIQEIARRHEILRTNFQQIDGQNVQIINPESSITLTVVNLESEQLTTVEKLINLEAEKSFDLNQDLLFQATLWRLSETTHVLLLNMHHIISDGWSMGILLQELSTLYQTYLSPDKSPLPELAIQYADFAVWQRQYLNHEVRQKQLNYWKQQLADAPPLLELPADRVRPPVQSFQGGVWEFEINSDVSQKVRELSQKSGATLFMTILAAFVTLLYRYSNQDDILVGSPMANRNRPEIEPLIGYFVNTVVLRNQLTGNPSFSEVINRVRTVAMDAHVHQDVPFEQVVEALQPQRNLSYSPLFQVLFDLQHSLTDKLQLPGLTLTPFHLGHTTSKFDLSLVIEETGDKLIGWWEYSSDLFNLETIIRLGNNFQTLLAGIVANPETPISQLPLLSKIELQQILIEWNNTKTDYSCYQCIHELFAQQVVKTPDALAVRFGDEELTYAQLNHKANQLARYLQIYGVAPDVLVGIYLERSLEILVAILAILKAGGAYLFLDPNYPQERLTDILHDSQVSVLITQQKLLASLAEHPAKIILLDTDSTIISQQSQENPVSEVKLENLAYVIYTSGSTGKPKGVMIPHQGLVNHARAIIAEYKLNSNDQVLQFAAFSFDVAAEEIFPTWLTGATLVMRPKEMFASLADFAQFIENQSLTVVNLPTPYWQEWVLDLFQGRSHVADSLRLVVTGSEQVLPERLALWQQLIGESVQWVNAYGPTEATITATVYHSTMNSALATTHAVSIGRPIANTEIFILDQHLQPVPIGVPGELHIGGLGLARGYLNRPDLTQDKFIHNNFPNSNSAILYKTGDLARYLPDGNIEFLGRVDYQVKIRGFRIELGEIEAVLAQHPLVQASVVIAREHQPGNKQLVAYIVTDSQADIHRELRQFIKQKLPDYMVPAFFVNLTELPLNASGKVNRHALPVPDLELIDTLSFVPPRNPTEAVLAEIWLQVLGQEKVGIYDNFFELGGHSLATTQVISRLREALHVDLPLRYLFEEPTIAGLADVITKLLHTGAVENSVDDFLADAVLDSTIQPLAATKNLSSQPQNILLTGATGFLGAYLLHELLEQTQANIYCLIRAANVDKARQKLQSKLQSHRIWNPAKSQRIIPVVGDLSQKFFGLSTSQFDYLAREIDVIYHNGAWINTIYPYEILKHSNVLGTQEILRLASKINIKTVHHISTTSVFSPQAYAGKIIRESDPLENTQGLENGYSQSKWVAEKLVMQARERGLPVAIYRLARITGHSQTGVCNPDDLFCRLIKGCIQLGITPDMDGIVDNNTPVDYVSRGIVHLSRQQESLGKAFHLLNPHPTPMNDLFNLIRSLGHPLEQVSFDKWRSHLVAVGQMSSDNVLQPLIPMFSPQEVEPFPEPQFDDHNAAQGLAGTDIIFRPIDLELLRVYFSYFISSGFLAN, from the coding sequence ATGCAGACTTTTAATGATTCTTTTGATAATAAAAAGCGGGAACTTCTCAAACTAATATTAAACAAAAAAGGGATTAACTTAACTACAGAAAAAATTTTACCTCGTCCTCACTCCACACCTGCACCTCTTTCTTTTGCTCAAGAACAGCTTTGGTTTATATCCCAATTAGCAGCGGGCAATACGACTTACAATATACCCTGTGCAATGGAGATTACTGGCAGTTTAAATGTCCCAGTTCTCGAAAGAACAATCCAAGAGATAGCAAGACGCCATGAAATTCTCCGCACCAATTTTCAACAAATAGATGGTCAAAATGTCCAGATAATTAATCCAGAATCCAGCATCACCCTCACAGTGGTTAACTTGGAAAGTGAACAATTAACAACTGTAGAAAAATTAATTAACTTGGAAGCAGAAAAATCTTTTGACCTCAATCAAGACCTCTTATTTCAAGCAACTCTGTGGCGACTGAGTGAAACAACCCATGTGCTGCTGTTGAATATGCACCACATTATCTCTGATGGTTGGTCGATGGGAATTTTGTTGCAAGAGTTATCGACTCTTTATCAAACTTATCTATCACCAGATAAATCACCTTTACCAGAATTAGCAATTCAATATGCTGACTTTGCTGTTTGGCAAAGACAATATTTAAATCACGAAGTCAGACAAAAACAACTAAACTACTGGAAACAACAATTAGCAGATGCGCCACCATTGTTGGAATTACCTGCAGATAGAGTCCGTCCCCCAGTTCAATCATTCCAAGGAGGGGTGTGGGAATTTGAAATTAACTCGGATGTGAGTCAGAAAGTTAGAGAGTTGAGTCAAAAGTCAGGCGCTACTCTGTTTATGACAATATTAGCAGCTTTTGTAACTCTACTCTATCGTTACAGCAATCAAGATGATATTCTCGTCGGTTCCCCTATGGCTAATAGAAACCGTCCAGAAATAGAACCATTAATTGGTTATTTTGTGAATACGGTAGTCCTGAGAAATCAGTTAACAGGAAACCCCAGTTTTTCGGAAGTAATCAACCGGGTACGCACAGTAGCAATGGATGCCCATGTCCATCAGGATGTACCGTTTGAACAGGTAGTAGAAGCTCTACAACCACAAAGAAATCTCAGCTATAGTCCTTTGTTTCAGGTGTTGTTTGACTTGCAACATTCCCTAACGGATAAATTACAATTACCTGGTCTGACTCTGACTCCCTTTCATCTAGGACATACAACATCAAAATTTGACCTTTCCCTGGTAATAGAAGAGACAGGAGATAAATTGATTGGTTGGTGGGAATATAGTAGCGATTTATTTAATCTCGAAACTATAATTCGTCTAGGAAATAATTTTCAAACTCTGTTAGCGGGAATTGTCGCTAATCCTGAAACACCAATTAGTCAATTACCCCTACTTTCAAAAATTGAGCTACAGCAGATTTTAATTGAGTGGAATAATACCAAAACAGATTACTCTTGTTATCAATGTATTCATGAATTGTTTGCACAACAGGTAGTTAAAACACCGGATGCTTTAGCCGTCAGGTTTGGTGATGAAGAATTAACTTACGCTCAATTGAATCACAAAGCTAATCAGTTAGCTCGTTATTTACAAATCTATGGTGTAGCACCAGATGTATTGGTGGGAATTTATCTGGAACGGTCTCTAGAAATACTCGTAGCTATTTTAGCAATTCTCAAAGCGGGTGGCGCTTATCTATTTTTAGACCCCAACTATCCTCAAGAACGCCTAACAGATATTTTGCATGATTCTCAGGTGTCTGTATTAATCACACAGCAAAAATTATTAGCATCTTTAGCAGAACATCCAGCCAAAATAATTTTATTAGATACAGACTCGACAATAATTTCCCAGCAAAGTCAAGAGAATCCAGTTAGTGAAGTCAAACTAGAAAACTTAGCTTATGTAATTTATACTTCTGGTTCTACTGGTAAACCCAAGGGAGTCATGATTCCCCATCAAGGTTTGGTAAACCATGCTAGAGCAATAATTGCAGAATATAAACTCAATAGTAATGACCAGGTTTTACAATTTGCAGCTTTTAGTTTTGATGTAGCGGCTGAAGAAATTTTCCCTACTTGGTTAACAGGTGCAACTTTGGTGATGCGACCCAAAGAAATGTTTGCATCTTTGGCAGATTTTGCCCAGTTTATTGAAAATCAAAGCTTAACTGTGGTGAACTTACCAACACCTTATTGGCAAGAATGGGTGTTAGATTTATTTCAAGGACGTTCTCACGTTGCTGATAGCTTGCGTTTGGTAGTGACAGGTAGTGAGCAAGTTTTACCGGAAAGGTTAGCTTTATGGCAACAGTTAATAGGGGAAAGTGTGCAATGGGTCAATGCCTATGGTCCTACTGAAGCTACTATCACAGCTACAGTTTATCACTCTACAATGAATTCTGCCTTAGCAACTACTCATGCTGTTTCTATCGGTCGTCCCATTGCTAACACCGAAATATTTATTCTTGACCAACATTTGCAACCTGTACCTATAGGTGTTCCCGGAGAATTGCATATTGGTGGTCTAGGTTTAGCGAGAGGTTATTTAAATCGTCCAGATTTAACTCAAGATAAGTTTATTCACAATAATTTCCCAAATTCAAACTCCGCAATTTTGTATAAAACTGGGGATTTGGCTAGGTATCTACCTGATGGAAATATTGAATTTTTAGGTCGGGTTGATTATCAAGTCAAAATTCGCGGTTTCCGGATTGAATTGGGCGAAATTGAAGCGGTATTAGCACAACATCCCTTAGTACAAGCATCGGTGGTGATTGCTAGAGAACACCAGCCCGGAAATAAGCAGTTAGTGGCTTATATTGTGACTGATAGTCAAGCTGATATTCACCGGGAATTACGCCAATTTATCAAGCAAAAATTGCCTGATTACATGGTTCCAGCTTTCTTTGTAAATTTGACAGAATTACCTTTAAATGCTAGTGGCAAAGTCAATCGCCATGCTTTACCAGTACCAGATTTAGAATTGATTGATACGCTAAGTTTTGTACCACCTCGTAATCCTACAGAAGCAGTTTTAGCAGAGATTTGGCTTCAAGTTTTAGGACAAGAAAAAGTCGGCATTTACGATAACTTTTTTGAATTGGGAGGACATTCTCTAGCAACTACTCAAGTAATATCTCGCCTGCGGGAAGCTTTACATGTAGATTTACCTTTGCGCTATCTGTTTGAGGAACCAACAATAGCTGGGTTAGCAGATGTAATTACTAAATTACTGCACACAGGTGCTGTTGAAAATAGCGTTGATGATTTCTTAGCAGATGCTGTCTTAGACTCAACTATTCAACCGCTGGCTGCTACAAAGAACTTGAGCAGTCAGCCGCAAAATATTTTATTAACTGGAGCCACAGGCTTTTTAGGAGCTTATTTACTTCACGAACTCCTAGAGCAAACTCAGGCGAATATCTATTGCTTAATCCGTGCTGCTAATGTTGACAAAGCTAGACAGAAGTTACAAAGCAAACTGCAATCACACAGAATATGGAATCCCGCCAAAAGCCAAAGAATTATTCCTGTTGTGGGAGATTTGTCTCAAAAATTTTTTGGTTTGTCTACATCTCAATTTGATTATTTAGCCAGAGAAATTGATGTAATTTATCATAATGGCGCTTGGATAAATACAATTTATCCCTACGAAATCCTCAAACACAGCAATGTTTTAGGTACTCAAGAAATTCTCAGATTGGCAAGCAAAATTAACATAAAAACTGTACATCATATTTCCACAACTTCGGTTTTTTCCCCTCAAGCCTATGCTGGTAAGATAATTAGAGAATCCGACCCTCTTGAAAACACCCAAGGTCTTGAAAATGGCTATTCCCAAAGTAAATGGGTAGCAGAAAAGTTAGTTATGCAAGCCCGCGAGCGAGGTCTTCCTGTCGCTATTTACAGATTAGCCAGAATTACAGGACATAGCCAAACTGGTGTATGTAATCCAGACGACTTATTTTGTCGCCTCATCAAAGGCTGTATTCAATTGGGAATCACACCAGATATGGATGGTATAGTAGATAATAATACTCCCGTTGATTACGTGAGTCGGGGGATTGTGCATCTATCGCGCCAGCAAGAGTCTTTGGGTAAAGCATTTCACTTGCTTAACCCCCATCCCACCCCAATGAATGACCTGTTCAACTTGATACGCTCTTTGGGCCACCCACTAGAGCAAGTTTCTTTTGACAAATGGCGATCGCATCTGGTAGCAGTTGGACAAATGTCTTCAGACAATGTTCTCCAACCACTTATACCCATGTTTTCGCCACAAGAAGTTGAACCTTTCCCAGAACCACAATTTGACGACCATAACGCCGCTCAAGGATTAGCAGGTACAGATATTATTTTTAGGCCTATTGACCTAGAGTTACTCAGGGTTTATTTTTCTTACTTTATCAGTAGCGGCTTTTTGGCTAATTAG
- a CDS encoding amino acid adenylation domain-containing protein, producing the protein MVVAQEPSKKDIEAIYPLSPMQQGMLFHSLYNSESQPYLAQIQLTIYGKIEAFAFEQAWEQVIERHPALRTLFVWKNPKQPLQVVRKQVNLPWMNLDWRSFSPELQTQQLQAICESDRNQYFELDKAPLMRLTLIQMGDENYELIWTTHHILGDGWSSSIIFQEVLTFYQAIQQGEKLYLPPVRPYRDYIAWLQQQDLATAQTYWRQNLQGFTAPTPLVVDKIRGKSSHLSTTYNTQYFSLSAAATAKLKNFAQQHHLTLFTLMQAAWGILLSRYSGESDVLFGATVSGRPPALLGVESMVGLFVNTLPVRVKVTEKTEILPWLKQLQEQQIERDQYSYTPLVEIQGWSDIPRGQPLFESFVVFENLPVDSESAVTPDGWRIGKMENTVHADYPLTLVGIPGEELTLKITYASDRFEPDSITRMAGHFQTLLQGIVAEKDQKLTDLMLLTEPERHQLLVEWNQTYTKYPDQCIHQLFEEQVQQTPDAVAVVFDNQQLTYEQLNIKANQLAHYLQTLGVGTEVLVGICVERSLEMVVGLLAILKAGGAYLPLDPEYPQDRLSFMLADTQISVLLTQEKLVNKLPDHTACVICLDTNWNIINQQTQQNPNTSIKADNLAYVMYTSGSTGQPKGVSIVHQGVVRLVKQTDYISFSAKEVFLQVAPLSFDAATFEIWGCLLNSGKLVIFPAKTPSLDEIELVIEQYKVTTLWLTSGLFNLMVDEKIDALKHLRQLLAGGDILSVSHVHKFLQNVENCQLINGYGPTENTTFTSCYQIPTSLSPDVSVPIGRPIANTEVYILDQNLQPVPVGVPGELHIGGAGLARGYFNRTELTQEKFIPNPFEQSKARSVVSEAKQSQKSKLYKTGDLARYLPDGNIEFLGRIDNQVKIRGFRIELGEIESVLNKHPQINQTIVTVHGNNATEKFLAAYFIPIVGQTITPSELRKFLAQWLPEYMIPLAFVQMESFPLSPSGKVNRRSLPIPTIDRSELSQNYVAPNTPVQEVLADIWQEVLGVKQIGIDDNFFQLGGHSIKAIQLISQIRQTFELELTVRHLFNHPTIAELVVVLAKLAGGEEIIHEIAQTVQEISRLSPEQVQALLTK; encoded by the coding sequence ATGGTAGTCGCACAAGAGCCTAGTAAAAAAGATATTGAAGCTATTTATCCTTTGTCCCCAATGCAACAGGGGATGCTGTTTCATAGCCTCTACAATTCAGAATCTCAACCTTATCTAGCGCAAATACAATTAACCATCTACGGAAAGATAGAAGCTTTTGCATTTGAGCAGGCTTGGGAGCAAGTCATAGAAAGACACCCAGCATTACGCACTCTGTTTGTGTGGAAGAACCCCAAACAACCCCTCCAAGTAGTGCGTAAACAGGTGAATCTCCCTTGGATGAATTTAGACTGGCGGTCTTTTTCTCCTGAGCTACAAACACAACAGCTACAAGCTATCTGCGAATCTGACCGCAATCAATACTTTGAACTTGATAAAGCGCCTTTAATGCGGTTGACTCTGATTCAAATGGGAGATGAAAATTATGAATTAATCTGGACTACTCACCATATTCTTGGTGATGGTTGGAGTTCATCAATTATCTTTCAAGAAGTTTTGACTTTCTACCAAGCTATCCAGCAAGGTGAAAAATTATATTTACCCCCAGTCCGTCCTTACCGAGATTATATTGCTTGGTTACAACAGCAAGACCTTGCTACTGCACAGACATATTGGCGGCAAAATCTGCAAGGTTTTACAGCACCTACGCCTTTGGTAGTCGATAAGATAAGAGGAAAAAGTTCTCACCTTAGTACAACTTATAATACTCAATATTTTTCCCTGTCTGCTGCAGCAACTGCTAAACTCAAAAACTTTGCTCAACAGCATCATTTAACATTATTTACTTTAATGCAAGCTGCTTGGGGAATATTACTCAGTCGCTACAGTGGTGAATCAGATGTGCTTTTCGGCGCTACTGTTTCCGGTCGTCCCCCTGCTTTGTTGGGTGTAGAATCTATGGTAGGATTATTTGTTAATACCTTACCTGTAAGGGTAAAAGTAACAGAAAAAACCGAGATTTTGCCTTGGTTAAAACAGTTGCAAGAACAGCAGATTGAGCGAGATCAATATTCCTACACTCCATTAGTAGAAATTCAGGGATGGAGTGATATACCTCGCGGTCAACCCCTATTTGAAAGCTTTGTAGTATTTGAGAACTTACCAGTTGATTCTGAATCAGCAGTAACTCCTGATGGCTGGCGAATAGGTAAAATGGAAAATACCGTTCACGCTGATTATCCCCTGACATTGGTGGGTATACCAGGTGAGGAACTGACGCTAAAAATTACCTATGCTAGCGACCGCTTTGAGCCAGATTCTATTACGAGAATGGCTGGTCATTTCCAAACTTTGTTACAGGGAATTGTAGCCGAAAAAGACCAGAAATTAACAGATTTAATGCTGCTAACTGAGCCAGAGCGACATCAGTTATTAGTAGAGTGGAACCAGACCTATACAAAGTATCCCGATCAATGTATTCATCAATTATTTGAAGAACAAGTACAGCAAACACCCGATGCTGTAGCAGTGGTATTTGATAACCAACAACTGACCTACGAACAGTTAAATATTAAAGCTAATCAACTGGCTCATTACTTGCAAACTTTGGGGGTAGGGACAGAGGTTTTGGTGGGGATTTGTGTAGAGCGATCGCTCGAAATGGTTGTAGGATTATTGGCAATTCTCAAAGCGGGTGGTGCCTACTTACCACTCGACCCTGAGTATCCCCAAGACCGTTTGAGCTTCATGCTCGCAGACACTCAGATTTCAGTCTTATTGACTCAAGAAAAACTAGTTAACAAACTACCTGATCACACAGCTTGTGTAATTTGCTTAGACACAAACTGGAATATTATCAATCAACAAACACAACAGAACCCCAATACTAGCATCAAAGCTGATAACTTAGCTTATGTAATGTACACCTCTGGTTCTACAGGTCAACCCAAAGGTGTGAGCATTGTCCATCAAGGTGTAGTTCGATTAGTCAAACAAACCGACTATATTAGCTTTTCTGCCAAAGAAGTATTTCTACAAGTTGCACCTCTCTCCTTTGACGCTGCAACTTTTGAAATTTGGGGTTGCTTACTCAACAGTGGAAAACTAGTAATATTTCCCGCCAAAACCCCATCTTTAGATGAAATAGAACTAGTTATTGAACAATACAAAGTTACCACCCTTTGGCTAACGTCGGGTCTATTTAATTTAATGGTAGATGAAAAGATTGATGCCTTAAAACACTTACGTCAACTGTTAGCAGGTGGTGATATTTTATCTGTTAGCCATGTCCATAAATTTCTCCAAAATGTAGAGAATTGCCAACTGATTAACGGTTACGGCCCTACAGAAAATACAACTTTTACTTCCTGTTATCAAATCCCAACTTCACTCAGTCCAGATGTTTCTGTTCCCATTGGCCGTCCAATCGCCAACACCGAGGTTTATATATTAGATCAAAATTTACAGCCTGTACCCGTCGGTGTACCAGGAGAACTACACATCGGTGGTGCAGGATTAGCAAGAGGCTATTTCAACCGAACAGAGTTAACACAAGAGAAATTCATCCCTAATCCCTTTGAGCAGTCAAAAGCGCGAAGCGTTGTCAGCGAAGCGAAGCAATCTCAAAAGTCAAAATTGTACAAGACGGGAGATTTGGCACGTTATCTGCCCGATGGTAACATCGAATTCTTGGGACGCATCGATAATCAAGTTAAGATTCGCGGTTTTCGTATAGAACTGGGGGAAATAGAATCAGTTCTGAATAAACATCCACAAATCAACCAAACTATAGTCACTGTACATGGAAACAACGCCACAGAAAAATTCTTAGCTGCTTACTTCATTCCCATAGTTGGACAAACTATTACCCCCTCCGAATTGCGGAAATTCCTCGCCCAATGGTTACCAGAGTATATGATTCCTTTGGCGTTTGTACAAATGGAGTCTTTCCCTCTTAGTCCTAGTGGTAAAGTGAATAGGCGATCGCTACCCATTCCCACCATAGATAGATCAGAATTAAGCCAAAACTATGTTGCACCAAATACACCAGTTCAAGAAGTACTGGCAGATATTTGGCAAGAAGTATTAGGAGTAAAACAGATTGGTATTGACGATAATTTCTTCCAATTAGGTGGACATTCAATCAAAGCAATACAACTAATTAGTCAAATACGTCAAACATTTGAATTAGAACTAACTGTCCGCCATTTGTTTAATCATCCCACTATCGCGGAATTAGTTGTTGTATTAGCGAAATTAGCAGGTGGTGAAGAAATTATTCATGAAATTGCCCAAACTGTCCAAGAAATTAGCCGACTTTCACCAGAACAGGTGCAAGCACTATTAACAAAATAG